A portion of the Microbacterium sufflavum genome contains these proteins:
- the rplU gene encoding 50S ribosomal protein L21 gives MVYAVVRAGGRQEKVEVGTIVQLDRVQAAQGEKIELPAVLLVDGATVTTDADALAKVKVTAEVVGNLRGPKIVIQKYKNKTGYKKRQGHRQELTRVKITGIK, from the coding sequence GTGGTTTACGCAGTAGTGCGCGCCGGTGGCCGGCAGGAGAAGGTCGAGGTCGGCACCATCGTTCAGCTCGACCGTGTTCAGGCGGCCCAGGGCGAGAAGATCGAGCTGCCCGCTGTGCTGCTCGTCGACGGCGCCACGGTGACCACCGACGCCGACGCGCTGGCGAAGGTCAAGGTCACGGCCGAGGTCGTGGGCAACCTCCGCGGCCCGAAGATCGTCATCCAGAAGTACAAGAACAAGACCGGCTACAAGAAGCGTCAGGGCCACCGCCAGGAGCTCACGCGCGTCAAGATCACCGGCATCAAGTAA
- the rpmA gene encoding 50S ribosomal protein L27 → MAHKKGASSTRNGRDSNAQRLGVKRFGGQQVLAGEIIVRQRGTHFHPGVNVGRGGDDTLFALAAGAVEFGAKGGRKVVNIVAAAE, encoded by the coding sequence ATGGCACACAAAAAGGGCGCAAGCTCCACCCGCAACGGTCGTGACTCCAACGCTCAGCGACTCGGTGTGAAGCGCTTCGGCGGTCAGCAGGTCCTCGCCGGCGAGATCATCGTCCGCCAGCGCGGCACGCACTTCCACCCCGGCGTGAACGTCGGCCGTGGTGGCGACGACACGCTGTTCGCTCTGGCCGCCGGTGCGGTCGAGTTCGGCGCGAAGGGCGGCCGCAAGGTCGTCAACATCGTCGCTGCTGCTGAGTGA